The Chromatiales bacterium 21-64-14 genome contains the following window.
CACGACAAACAGGAACAACACCATCACTGCCCCGACGTACACCAGCACCAACACGAGTGCCAGGAATTCGGCGTCCAGCAACAGCCATAGGGCGGCACTGGAAAAGAACGCCAGGACCAGAAACAGCGCGGCATGCACCGGGTTGCGCACGGTGATTACGCGCAAGCCGGCGATGACGAGCACAATCGCGAAGAAGTAGAACAAAACTTGATCGAAACTCATTCTCGACCGGTTTCCTGTGCTGCTGAATGGCAGTGCGCCCGGCCCTTGAGGGCCTTATGCATACGTTTAACGGTAGCAAGCATCCGCAGCGCGATCCGCGGCGATCTGCGCCTCGTAACGATCCCCGATCTCCAACAGCTTATCCTTGGTCAGGATCTGCTCGCCGCGATTCTCGTAGTGGTATTCAAAAATCCGGGTCTCCACAATCGAATCCACTGGGCAGGATTCTTCGCAGAAGCCACAAAATATACACTTAAACAGATCGATGTCATAGCGCGTGGTACGGCGCGTCCCGTCGGCGCGTGGCTCTGATTCAATCGTGATCGCGAGTGCCGGACATACGGCTTCGCACAGCTTGCAGGCGATACAACGCTCCTCGCCATTCGGATACCGGCGCAATGCATGCAGTCCTCGGAACCGTGGTGACTGAGGGGTCTTCTCTTCCGGATACATTAAGGTAATCTTCCTGGCGAACAGATACCGGCCGGTCACCCGAAGCCCGACGAATAGTTCCCACAGAAACAGACTCTTTACGTAATTCCGGATCGCGCGCATCTTCCGTGCCCTCAAGCAAACCAGGGTCTGACGTGCAACAAGATCGCAGCGCCTTCCACGAACAGCCAAACGATGGTAATGGGAATAAAGACCTTCCAGCCGAGGCGCATGATCTGATCATAGCGGTAACGGGGAAAGGTAGCGCGGAACCAAAGAAACAGGAACAGGAAAAAGGCGGTCTTCATCAACAACCACACCAGTCCTGGCACCCAGATCACATGGCTCTGCAACGCCGTCCCCTCGAACGGGGACAACCAGCCGCCAAGGAAGAGCACAGGGGCCAGCGCCGAAATGAGGATCATGTTGGCATATTCGGCCAGGAAGAATACGGCGAAGGCCATCCCGGAATACTCCACATGGAAACCCGCGACGATCTCCGATTCCCCCTCCGCCACATCGAACGGCGCTCGATTTGTTTCCGCCACACCCGAGATGAAGTAAATCAAAAACAGCGGGAGCAGCGGGAGCCAAAACCAGTGCCCCACCCCCCCCTGCTGCGCCAGAATGATCTTGTTCAGATTCAGACTTCCGCCCGCCATCAGGACACCTACTAAGGCGAACCCCATCGCGATCTCATAGGCCACCATCTGGGCCGCCGACCGCATAGCGCCGAGAAACGCATACTTCGAGTTGGAGGCCCAACCGGCGATGATGATTCCATAGACACCCATGGAGGTCAGGGCCAGAACGAACAGCAGCCCTGCATCGACATTGGCCAACACCATCCCGTTGCCAAAGGGGATCACCGACCACGCTGCCAATGCCGGGCCGATGCTCAGTACCGGTGCAAGCAGGAACAGGAACCGGTTGGCATTTGCCGGTACGATGATCTCCTTGAGCAGGAGTTTTAGTGCGTCTGCAATCGGTTGCAGCCAGCCACGCGGACCTACCCGCTGCGGCCCGATCCGCGCTTGCATGTAGCCGATGATCTTACGCTCAGCAAACGTCAGATAAGCGACCGACAGCAACAGCGGCACCAGAATCACGACGATCTTGGCGACAATAAGCGCCGGGATACGGATGTCTCCGGGCAGCGCGCTCCAGACAGTCTGCAGGCTCTCAATCATGACGCGCAGAAACCCCTCCGGTGGTATGCACGCAACACTGGGTACTGGCGCTCATCATCATCAGGTCGGTTCCACCACGATGGGTCCGATCGCGGGGCCCAAGCCCACGGTGCCCGCAAGCGCTGCCGGCAACCAGACGCAGCCGTCGGGGACACGTGTGTCGCCTTGCACCGGCACGATCGCACGGTACTCGCCTTGCGATACCGAGACGTTACGCCCTTCGGTCAAGCCCAGGCGTTGGATCATGCCCGGATGAACCCGAGCCACGGCGTCGGAGGCGTAGTCGGTCTTTTGCAGCGCCGCCGCGCGCCGCACCAAGGGGTCCAGATTGTAGATCGGCACATCCCCGATACGGGTCAAGCCGCCCACCGGCGTCGTCAGACTCAGGGCCGCGCCACCATGGATGTGATTGTCTGGGCGCAGCTCACCGCAGCACCGGCGCAGTTCGTCCCGCACCTGCTCCGAGCTTCCATAGTCATAATCGCGGAGATCGAGCAAATTACCCAGCACCCGTAATACCTTCCACCCTGGACGTGATGCGCCCTGCGGGGCGGATGCCCCCTGGAAACTCTGCCACCGGCCTTCGACATTCACGTAGGTCCCGGAGGTTTCCGTGAACGGTGCAATCGGGAGCATTACATCTGCGTAGGCCTTCATCGCCTCGCTGCCGTAGGGACTCAGCACCACGGTGAACTCCGCAGCGCGCGCTGCGTCATGGGCCCGCGCGGCGTCATGGCAATCGAACTCCGGTTCCACGTTGAACAACAGCAGCGCCTTGCGTGGCGCCTCCATCATGGCTGCGACGTGTAGCCCCGCAACGTCTACCGGTATAGCGCCCGCATTCCGGTGCGGGACCGCTCCCGCCAACCAGGCGCCGGCGCTGTTGGCGGCCTCCGGCAGATAGCCCAGGGGCGCACCGCACGCCTCGGCGATCAGTCCGGCAAGGGCACGCAGCAGGGCCAAGTCCGGGTGGGCGATGGCCAGATTGCCCAACAGGACCGCCCCCCTGCGCGTCTCCTTCAGCACCCGGGCCATCGACTTCGCCGCGACATCCGGGACCACCCCCTGGAGACACGCCTCGACCCGCGCGGGCACCGCGGTCCGGGTCTCCTGCGCCAGGGCCTTCGCCAAGCCGGCCACGGCCCGGACCATACCGGCGGGATCCGTCACAACGGTCTCGGTCACCGGGAAGTGGAACTCGAAATCGATGGGGTTGATAACCATCACCCGCGCACCGCCCAACGCCGCCTTGCGCAGCCGGTGCGCCGCGATCGGTTGTTCGTGGCGCACGTTCGAGCCGATCAACAGCGCGGCGTCAAGACTCTCCAGATCCTCGATGGACTGGCCCAGCCAAGGAAACGGCGGAGCCAGATCCTGATCACGGAAGTCCGCCTGGCGCAGCCGATGGTCGATGTTATGGCTGCCGAGCCCGCGTACCAACCGATTGAGCAGATACAGCTCTTCCAACGTCGCCGTGGGCGACACCAGTGCGCCGAGCTGCTCGGGCCCTTCGCGCTCCACGATGCCATGGAGCCCATCGCGAACCCGCTCCAACGCCACGTCCCAATCCGCCGGTTCCCAACGCTCACCACGCCGGATCATTGGGCCATCGAGACGGTCGGCCCCGTAGAGACCCTGGTAACTGAACCGGTCGCGGTCCGACAACCACACTTCGTTGATCGCCTCGTTTTCCCTCGGCACCACGCGCATGACCCGCCCGCCGCGCGTATGCACCGCAATGTTTGAACCGATCGAGTCATGCGGCGCCACGCCCGGAAACTGCCGCAACTCCCAGGCGCGCGCGGTAAAGCGGAACGGCTTGGACGTCAGGGCGCCGACCGGGCAAACGTCGATCACGTTACCGGACATTTCAGAACGGATACCACGTTCGATATAGGTGTCGATGCGCATATGTTCGCCGCGGCCGATGCCGCCGAGCTCCTTCTGCCCGGCGATAACATCCAGGAACCGGATGCAACGGGTACAGTGGATGCAGCGGGTCATATCGGTGGCGATCAACGGACCAAGGTCGTGGTCCGCAACCACCCGCTTACCCTCGGAGAACCGGGAGATGCTGCCGCCGAACCCGAGTGCGAGGTCCTGCAACTCGCACTCCCCCCCCTGGTCGCAGATCGGACAATCCAGGGGATGGTTAATCAGCAAGAACTCCATGACCGCCTTTTGCGCGGACAACGCACGTACCGAGCGGGTAAAGACCCGCATGCCCTCCGCCACCGGCGTGGCGCACGCCGGGACCGGCTTTGGAACCTTCTCAACCTCCACCAGGCACATCCGGCAATTGGCGGCCACCGGCATCTTCTTGTGGTAACAGAAACGCGGGATCACGACCCCCGCCGCGTCTGCCACCTGGATAATCATTTGGCCCTTGCGCACCCGGTACGGCGTCCCGTCGATCTCTACGGTGATCAGGTCATGCTGAGGATCAGGCGTCGCGTTCATGCCGCCGCTCCGGTCCGGGCGGCACCGTCGGAGCCCACCAGACAACACTTGTGCTCGATGTGATGCTCGAACTCCGCCCGGAAGTGGCGTACGAAACTCTGCACCGGCCAAGCAGCGGCGTCACCGAAGGCACAGATGGTGTGGCCCTCGATCTGTCCGGCGGCGCTGGTCAACAAGTTCAGATCTTCGGGCCGCCCCTGGCCGTTCTCGATTCGGGTCAATACCCGATACAACCAGCCGCAACCCTCCCGACACGGCGTGCACTGGCCGCAGGATTCCGCGTAGTAGAACCGCGAGATTCGCATCAGAGCCCGCACCATGCAGGTACTGTCATCCATCACGATCACGCCGCCGGAACCCAACCCAGAACCCGCTTTCTGCAAGGAGTCGTAGTCCATGTCGAGTTCCATGGCGACATGCGCCGGCAGGATCTTCATGGACGAGCCGCCGGGGATCAGCGCTTTGAGCACATGCCCATGACGCACACCACCCGCCAGCGCCAGCAGGTCCTTGAAAGGCATGCCCAGCGGAACCTCGTAGTTCCCGGGTCGGTTGACGTGACCGGAGACCGAAAACACCTTGACCCCGCCGTTGTTGGGACGCCCAAGACCTAGAAACCACTCGGGTCCATTGCGGATGATCGATGGGACCGAGGCGAGAGTCTCGGTATTGTTGATCGTAGTGGGTCGACCATAGAGACCATAGTTGGCGGGAAACGGCGGCTTGAACCGAGGCAGGCCCTTCTTGCCCTCCAGGGATTCCAGCAACGCGGTCTCCTCACCACAAATATAGGCGCCGGCACCCAGGTGGGTATGCAATTCGAAATCCACTCCGGAACCGAGGATATCGCGTCCGATCAGTCCGGCAGCACGAGCCTCCTTCAGAGCCGCCTCGAAGCGCTCGAAGGGCTCATGATGAAACTCTCCACGCAGATAATTGTAACCGACCGTCGCACCCATAGCGTAGGCGCCGATGGCCATGCCTTCGATCACGGCGTGGGGATTGAAACGCAGGATATCGCGATCCTTGCAGGTGCCCGGCTCGCTTTCGTCCGAATTGCAGACGATGTACTTCTGCACCGGGGCGTTCCGCGGCATGAAGCTCCACTTGAGCCCGGTCGGAAAGCCAGCGCCTCCGCGCCCGCGCAACGCGGATTTCTTCACCATTTCGATGATCGTTTCCGGCGGCGTCTTCTCTTTTAGGATTTTTTCCCACGCCTGGTAGCCACCGACCTTGCGATAGGTTTCCATCGTCCATGGTTCATCGAACCGCAAGGTTGCGAAACAGATCTGCGCCTCCATCTTGTTACTCCAAACTGTCCAGGATGGCATCCACCTTCGCGGGTGTCAGATGCTCGTGGTAATGGCCGTCGACGGCCATCATCGGTGCCCCCGCACAAGCCGCCAAGCATTCCTCCTCGACCTTCAGGGTGATATTCCCATCCGGGGTAGTCTCACCGAGCCGGATACCGAGGCGTTGCTCGACATGCCGGATGATCTCCTCGGCGCCACAGAGCATGCACGATATATTGTTGCAAATCGCGATTTTGTGGCGCCCGATCGGCTTGGTGTACAACATCGAATAGAAAGTGGCCACCTCGTAGACCGAGACCCGCGGCATCCCCAGGTACTCGGCTACCGCGTCCATCAACTCCGGCGTCAGCCATCCATCGTTCTGTGCCTGGGCAATA
Protein-coding sequences here:
- a CDS encoding NADH-quinone oxidoreductase subunit F (part of NADH-ubiquinone oxidoreductase complex I; shuttles electrons from NADH, via FMN and iron-sulfur (Fe-S) centers, to quinones in the respiratory chain; NuoF is part of the soluble NADH dehydrogenase fragment, which represents the electron input part of NADH dehydrogenase) encodes the protein MEAQICFATLRFDEPWTMETYRKVGGYQAWEKILKEKTPPETIIEMVKKSALRGRGGAGFPTGLKWSFMPRNAPVQKYIVCNSDESEPGTCKDRDILRFNPHAVIEGMAIGAYAMGATVGYNYLRGEFHHEPFERFEAALKEARAAGLIGRDILGSGVDFELHTHLGAGAYICGEETALLESLEGKKGLPRFKPPFPANYGLYGRPTTINNTETLASVPSIIRNGPEWFLGLGRPNNGGVKVFSVSGHVNRPGNYEVPLGMPFKDLLALAGGVRHGHVLKALIPGGSSMKILPAHVAMELDMDYDSLQKAGSGLGSGGVIVMDDSTCMVRALMRISRFYYAESCGQCTPCREGCGWLYRVLTRIENGQGRPEDLNLLTSAAGQIEGHTICAFGDAAAWPVQSFVRHFRAEFEHHIEHKCCLVGSDGAARTGAAA
- a CDS encoding NADH-quinone oxidoreductase subunit G (Catalyzes the transfer of electrons from NADH to ubiquinone); this translates as MNATPDPQHDLITVEIDGTPYRVRKGQMIIQVADAAGVVIPRFCYHKKMPVAANCRMCLVEVEKVPKPVPACATPVAEGMRVFTRSVRALSAQKAVMEFLLINHPLDCPICDQGGECELQDLALGFGGSISRFSEGKRVVADHDLGPLIATDMTRCIHCTRCIRFLDVIAGQKELGGIGRGEHMRIDTYIERGIRSEMSGNVIDVCPVGALTSKPFRFTARAWELRQFPGVAPHDSIGSNIAVHTRGGRVMRVVPRENEAINEVWLSDRDRFSYQGLYGADRLDGPMIRRGERWEPADWDVALERVRDGLHGIVEREGPEQLGALVSPTATLEELYLLNRLVRGLGSHNIDHRLRQADFRDQDLAPPFPWLGQSIEDLESLDAALLIGSNVRHEQPIAAHRLRKAALGGARVMVINPIDFEFHFPVTETVVTDPAGMVRAVAGLAKALAQETRTAVPARVEACLQGVVPDVAAKSMARVLKETRRGAVLLGNLAIAHPDLALLRALAGLIAEACGAPLGYLPEAANSAGAWLAGAVPHRNAGAIPVDVAGLHVAAMMEAPRKALLLFNVEPEFDCHDAARAHDAARAAEFTVVLSPYGSEAMKAYADVMLPIAPFTETSGTYVNVEGRWQSFQGASAPQGASRPGWKVLRVLGNLLDLRDYDYGSSEQVRDELRRCCGELRPDNHIHGGAALSLTTPVGGLTRIGDVPIYNLDPLVRRAAALQKTDYASDAVARVHPGMIQRLGLTEGRNVSVSQGEYRAIVPVQGDTRVPDGCVWLPAALAGTVGLGPAIGPIVVEPT
- a CDS encoding NADH-quinone oxidoreductase subunit I → MRAIRNYVKSLFLWELFVGLRVTGRYLFARKITLMYPEEKTPQSPRFRGLHALRRYPNGEERCIACKLCEAVCPALAITIESEPRADGTRRTTRYDIDLFKCIFCGFCEESCPVDSIVETRIFEYHYENRGEQILTKDKLLEIGDRYEAQIAADRAADACYR
- a CDS encoding NADH-quinone oxidoreductase subunit H yields the protein MIESLQTVWSALPGDIRIPALIVAKIVVILVPLLLSVAYLTFAERKIIGYMQARIGPQRVGPRGWLQPIADALKLLLKEIIVPANANRFLFLLAPVLSIGPALAAWSVIPFGNGMVLANVDAGLLFVLALTSMGVYGIIIAGWASNSKYAFLGAMRSAAQMVAYEIAMGFALVGVLMAGGSLNLNKIILAQQGGVGHWFWLPLLPLFLIYFISGVAETNRAPFDVAEGESEIVAGFHVEYSGMAFAVFFLAEYANMILISALAPVLFLGGWLSPFEGTALQSHVIWVPGLVWLLMKTAFFLFLFLWFRATFPRYRYDQIMRLGWKVFIPITIVWLFVEGAAILLHVRPWFA
- a CDS encoding NADH-quinone oxidoreductase subunit E, with amino-acid sequence MADRGRESMIECLSASSRAEIDHWIAKYPEDRKQSAVLSALTIAQAQNDGWLTPELMDAVAEYLGMPRVSVYEVATFYSMLYTKPIGRHKIAICNNISCMLCGAEEIIRHVEQRLGIRLGETTPDGNITLKVEEECLAACAGAPMMAVDGHYHEHLTPAKVDAILDSLE